In Bremerella cremea, one DNA window encodes the following:
- a CDS encoding sulfatase-like hydrolase/transferase: protein MRRALILVIDGWGAGFLGCYGNSWLDTPALDQWACQSVLFEQCLSESPDPLMLYPRLLDGSHPLGIDSPGGPLSVLAEGDIPLHLLSDDPRLATLRETTRLSSVETFPEVTDVAAKSAEETTLARFASVLLDWLDEPPREEVIWAHARGMLGPWDAPYSYRESLADEDDPAPPELVHPPFERENREFDSDHILGITQAYAGQVTVLDMLLGELLATIEELPLAEQPLVVLTSTGGYPLGLHGQIGREQDSPLRLYSDTLHVPLLIRQPGGQEGLTRLQGLAQLGDILPTVVRSFGLELPGSANLDLLHVRLAESREFVLSGLGLQRCFRTTHWSLRYHLPDEITPLDELELDQIVPELFVKPDDRWEINNIADRCTNVAEIGLKTALAIELAYRRDDPLPDLPEELCTPVE from the coding sequence GTGCGCCGCGCGCTGATATTGGTTATCGATGGCTGGGGAGCCGGTTTTCTCGGTTGTTATGGAAACTCGTGGCTCGATACGCCTGCGCTCGACCAATGGGCTTGTCAGTCGGTCTTGTTCGAGCAGTGTTTGAGCGAATCGCCAGATCCGCTCATGCTTTACCCTCGTTTGCTCGACGGTTCGCACCCTTTAGGTATCGATTCCCCTGGTGGTCCGCTATCTGTCCTGGCAGAAGGCGATATCCCGCTGCATTTGCTTTCCGACGATCCGCGCCTGGCCACGCTTCGCGAGACCACGCGGTTGTCATCGGTTGAAACGTTTCCGGAAGTTACTGACGTGGCAGCCAAGAGTGCGGAAGAAACCACCTTGGCGCGCTTTGCCAGTGTGCTTTTGGATTGGCTGGATGAACCGCCGCGCGAAGAAGTTATTTGGGCCCATGCCCGAGGCATGCTAGGCCCTTGGGATGCCCCTTATAGCTATCGCGAAAGCCTCGCGGATGAAGACGACCCGGCCCCACCTGAGCTAGTGCATCCTCCCTTTGAACGAGAAAATCGCGAATTCGATTCCGATCATATCTTAGGCATCACCCAAGCCTACGCCGGGCAAGTCACCGTGCTCGACATGCTGCTCGGCGAACTGCTGGCAACCATCGAAGAGCTGCCCCTAGCCGAACAACCGCTGGTTGTGCTGACCTCGACCGGTGGTTACCCGTTAGGGCTGCATGGGCAAATCGGCCGCGAACAAGACTCTCCGCTGCGACTTTATAGCGACACGCTCCATGTCCCGCTGCTTATTCGCCAGCCAGGAGGGCAAGAAGGGCTCACTCGCCTACAAGGTCTTGCCCAGTTGGGAGACATCTTGCCAACCGTTGTCCGCTCGTTTGGCTTAGAGTTACCTGGTTCAGCAAACCTCGACTTGCTCCACGTTCGCTTGGCAGAATCGCGTGAATTCGTGCTTTCCGGCCTTGGTCTTCAGCGCTGCTTCCGCACAACCCATTGGAGCTTGCGGTATCACCTGCCGGATGAAATAACACCCTTGGACGAACTTGAGCTAGATCAAATCGTGCCTGAACTGTTTGTCAAACCGGACGATCGCTGGGAGATCAACAACATCGCCGATCGCTGCACAAACGTGGCCGAGATTGGCTTGAAGACCGCCTTGGCGATCGAACTAGCCTATCGCCGCGACGATCCGTTGCCCGACCTTCCCGAAGAATTGTGTACGCCGGTCGAGTAA
- a CDS encoding WecB/TagA/CpsF family glycosyltransferase: protein MNNTRVPLFGIEIDRLRMAEAVNQLNIWLHEARTTTAKFVVTPNVDHTVLLQSSGPLRAAYHDADLVLADGWPVVMASRLLGKSLPERVTGSDLIPALFAATHSTEPLKVFLLGAAPGVAQKAAVNIHRQYANVQVLSTYSPPLGFENDPAENNNILARIAEVQPDLLVIGLGAPKQEIWIHKYRHQVEAKVAICAGATIDFLAGEKKRAPRWMQHTGLEWAYRIGTDPRRLTGRYAKDAIVFPQLFFQELVRPWLHRPGFSK from the coding sequence ATGAACAATACACGAGTCCCTTTGTTTGGCATCGAAATCGACCGTTTGCGAATGGCCGAAGCTGTCAACCAACTGAATATATGGCTGCACGAAGCGCGAACGACAACGGCCAAGTTTGTAGTTACCCCGAATGTCGATCACACGGTTTTACTGCAAAGCAGTGGTCCTCTGCGCGCCGCCTATCACGATGCCGACTTGGTGCTGGCCGACGGCTGGCCAGTCGTGATGGCTTCGCGCCTGCTCGGGAAATCGTTGCCTGAACGCGTCACCGGTAGTGATCTGATTCCAGCGCTATTTGCGGCCACGCACAGCACCGAACCGCTCAAAGTGTTTCTGCTGGGGGCCGCGCCTGGGGTTGCTCAAAAGGCGGCCGTGAACATTCATCGTCAGTACGCCAATGTTCAAGTGCTAAGCACCTACAGCCCTCCGCTCGGTTTTGAAAACGACCCGGCCGAAAACAACAATATCCTTGCCAGGATCGCCGAGGTTCAGCCTGATTTGTTGGTTATCGGCCTGGGAGCTCCGAAGCAAGAAATCTGGATTCATAAGTATCGCCATCAAGTCGAGGCGAAAGTGGCCATCTGCGCCGGAGCAACCATCGACTTCCTCGCAGGAGAAAAGAAACGGGCACCACGCTGGATGCAGCACACCGGCTTAGAGTGGGCCTACCGTATCGGCACCGACCCAAGGCGTTTGACTGGGCGTTACGCGAAGGATGCCATTGTTTTCCCGCAATTGTTTTTCCAAGAGCTTGTGCGTCCTTGGTTGCATCGCCCCGGCTTTTCCAAATAG
- a CDS encoding O-antigen ligase family protein: MPVIIAIFALVGLVWGTILASRGNLLLACVGLLVITSTFGVYFLQFDVGGITLSLDRLGIVGLVGAFVLQWKLGKVEVRPWMTLDTVMSVFFGVLFFNTFSHDFRNIAPGSVPPVQHLINGYLIPLAIYIVARNIKYDEKQVDWFLIAMTLFGVYLAVTGILEGLGLYGFVFPRYIADPKVGLHFGRARGPMVQSISYGVYLCGCLLATCLLWYRTSSKMRWLILGLVPLFLAAIFFTKTRTVWMGGGLSLLVGVFLTMQGKARTVLLTGMVACALLVLVAKSDAIMGLKREGSAEDTKRSVSMRASFTYVSWEMFLDRPLLGHGFSQFKKAKLPYLADRNVDLVLESIRDYDHHNTFLSVLSDLGLLGFIPFISMYGLWLRNAWRQARSNSPPWAKAIGTLGVGVVLTAFCQMVGHEITFMPYEQSLIFLIAGMNAALAYDFGLVSHNSSIAPPQAWNPQAAARG, translated from the coding sequence ATGCCAGTCATTATTGCCATCTTCGCTCTCGTAGGGTTGGTGTGGGGCACCATCCTGGCTTCGCGAGGCAACTTGCTGCTGGCCTGCGTTGGCCTGCTGGTGATAACGTCTACTTTTGGCGTCTATTTTCTCCAGTTCGACGTTGGCGGAATCACCCTTTCGCTCGATCGATTAGGGATCGTCGGCTTGGTCGGGGCGTTCGTGTTGCAATGGAAACTAGGGAAGGTGGAAGTCCGTCCCTGGATGACGCTCGACACGGTCATGTCCGTCTTCTTCGGCGTTTTGTTCTTCAATACCTTTTCGCACGATTTTCGCAATATCGCTCCTGGGTCAGTGCCTCCGGTGCAGCACTTGATCAACGGGTACTTGATTCCCTTGGCCATCTATATCGTGGCCCGAAACATCAAGTACGACGAAAAGCAGGTCGACTGGTTTTTGATCGCGATGACCTTGTTCGGGGTTTATCTGGCGGTGACCGGCATCTTGGAAGGCTTAGGCCTATACGGCTTTGTTTTTCCACGCTACATCGCCGATCCCAAGGTGGGTTTACACTTTGGCCGGGCCCGAGGTCCGATGGTGCAGTCGATTAGCTATGGGGTTTACCTTTGCGGTTGCTTGCTGGCTACGTGCCTGCTCTGGTACCGCACTTCCAGCAAAATGCGTTGGCTTATTTTGGGGCTGGTGCCTTTGTTTCTGGCCGCCATTTTCTTTACCAAAACCCGCACCGTGTGGATGGGTGGCGGCTTGAGCTTGCTGGTTGGTGTTTTTCTAACCATGCAGGGAAAAGCCCGGACGGTACTGCTCACCGGCATGGTGGCTTGTGCTTTGCTGGTCTTGGTGGCGAAGTCCGATGCCATCATGGGGCTCAAACGCGAAGGCTCGGCGGAAGACACCAAACGCTCGGTCAGCATGCGGGCCAGCTTCACGTACGTCTCGTGGGAAATGTTCCTCGACCGTCCGCTACTGGGGCACGGTTTCAGCCAATTCAAAAAAGCAAAACTCCCTTACCTCGCCGACCGAAACGTCGACTTAGTTCTCGAATCGATCCGCGACTACGACCACCACAACACCTTCCTCAGTGTGCTAAGTGATCTCGGTCTGCTCGGATTTATCCCCTTCATCTCGATGTATGGCCTATGGTTGCGTAACGCTTGGCGTCAAGCGCGCAGTAACTCGCCTCCCTGGGCCAAAGCGATTGGCACCTTGGGAGTTGGCGTCGTTTTGACTGCTTTTTGCCAGATGGTGGGACATGAAATCACTTTCATGCCCTACGAGCAATCGCTCATTTTCCTGATCGCGGGAATGAATGCAGCCCTAGCGTACGACTTTGGCCTCGTCTCGCACAATTCATCGATTGCACCACCTCAGGCTTGGAATCCCCAAGCAGCAGCACGAGGTTAA